The DNA window AAGTGCCAGTAGTACGAGACGACGATGGCGCTCGTCGCCTCTTTGTGGCCGAATCGCTTGACCGCGAAGGCGCGGCCGATCACGAGGAGGAAGGCGATCAGGCCGCCGGTCACGTGCAGGCCGTGGAAGCCGGTGGTGAGGTAGAACGCCGAGCCGTACGCGTTCGAGCTGAGGGAGATGCCCTCGCTGACGAGCGTGGCGTACTCGAGCACCTGGCCGGCGACGAAGACGGCGCCCAGGGCGTAGGTGAGGAAGAACCACTCGACCATGCCCCACTTGCGTGGGCTCCAGCCCGTCATGCGGGGCTGCATGCGTTCTGCCGCGAAGACGCCGAACTGGCACGTGAACGACGAGGACACGAGGATGATCGTGTTGATCGTCGAATACGGGACGTTCAAGCGGCCGGCTTCGGCCGCCCACAGCTCGGGAGCCATCGATCGCAGCGTGAAGTAGATCGCGAAGAGGCCGGCGAAGAACATGACCTCGCTGCCCAGCCAGACGATCGTTCCAACGGCGACCGTGTTCGGTCGGTTGATCCGGGGCGCGCTCGGCGCGAGGTTGATTGAGGTGCTCGTCACCCCTCCATTATGGCCGATAGCGCGAGCGGTTTTTCGCATTTCGGGGGCGACGATGGCGTACGGAGCAGTAAGGCTATCCTTATTTCCTGACCGGGATCTTCGGTTCTGCTGCGGAATTCATGTGATCCTCGCCGGGTGGAGCGCCCCGGGCCACGGCGGGTCGCGCTTGTAAGATCGTCGTCATGCCTCTCACGACCTGGCCGACGCTCATCGGCGACCTGCTCGCCGGAACCGATCTCAGCGTGTCCGAGTCCACGTGGGCCATGGAACGCATCATGACGGGGCAGGTCACCGACGCCCAGCTCGCCGGATTCCTCATCGCACTGCGGAGGAAGGGGGAGACGGTCGACGAGATCGTCGGGTTCCGTGACGCGATCCTCGACCACGCGATGCCGCTCGTCGCACCGTCCCGCGCGCTCGACATCGTGGGAACCGGCGGCGACCGGTTCGGGACGGTGAACATCTCGACCACGGCTTCCATCGTCGCTGCGGCGACCGGCATCCCCGTCATCAAGCACGGCAACCGCGCCGCGAGTTCTGCCTCCGGCTCGAGTGACGTGTTGTCCGCCCTCGGCGTCGACCTGGCCTTGCCGACGGAACTGGTGGGGGAGGTGCTCGCATCCACGGGCATCACCTTCGCCTACGCCGCCGCCTTCCACCCGGGCTTCCGCCACGCCGGCGCGGTGCGCGCGGAGCTCGGCGTTCCGACCGTCTTCAACTTCCTCGG is part of the Plantibacter sp. Leaf314 genome and encodes:
- a CDS encoding heme-copper oxidase subunit III, encoding MRKTARAIGHNGGVTSTSINLAPSAPRINRPNTVAVGTIVWLGSEVMFFAGLFAIYFTLRSMAPELWAAEAGRLNVPYSTINTIILVSSSFTCQFGVFAAERMQPRMTGWSPRKWGMVEWFFLTYALGAVFVAGQVLEYATLVSEGISLSSNAYGSAFYLTTGFHGLHVTGGLIAFLLVIGRAFAVKRFGHKEATSAIVVSYYWHFVDVVWIGLYFVIYILR
- the trpD gene encoding anthranilate phosphoribosyltransferase, which encodes MPLTTWPTLIGDLLAGTDLSVSESTWAMERIMTGQVTDAQLAGFLIALRRKGETVDEIVGFRDAILDHAMPLVAPSRALDIVGTGGDRFGTVNISTTASIVAAATGIPVIKHGNRAASSASGSSDVLSALGVDLALPTELVGEVLASTGITFAYAAAFHPGFRHAGAVRAELGVPTVFNFLGPLVNPARPEASAVGVAHADRIPLFVGVFQTRGATALVFRGDDGLDELTTTGHSHLWEVTRGAVTEHDLDPRELGIRRATIDDLIGGDAQHNAGVVRATLAGEEGPVRDIVLLNAAAGIVAFELSEDPTQAQRPILDRFAAALLSAAGAIDSGAATARLDAWVEATRALGSR